CAGGGGAAAATATACCTGCTACAATTCAGTTTTTACAAAACAAATGGCAGGCATTTGAGTCGAGATATCCTTTCGAATATTATTTCCTGGATCAAAAGTTTACTCAATTTTATGAATCCGAACAACACTTGATGAAAACATTCGGGCTTTTTTCTGCACTTGCCATTTTTATAGCGAGCTTGGGATTATTGGGTTTGGCTGCTTATACAGCTGAACAGCGGACCAAAGAAATTGGCGTACGAAAAGTCCTTGGGGCTACGGTTACCAGCATTATCATGCTGCTATCAAAGCAATTCAGTCGGCTCGTTTTGTTTGCATTTATAGTCGCTTCTCCGGTAGTCTATTTTGTAATGAATCGCTGGTTGCAGGATTTCGCCTTTAGAATTAATGTTAGCTGGTGGGTCTATGCACTGGCCGGTGGGCTGGCGTTGGTGATTGCCCTGCTTACGGTGAGCACACAAGCGATTCGGGCGGCATTGATTAATCCGGTAGAAGCGTTGCGGTATGAGTAAACTTGATTGTGGAAAGCGGTTTGGCGATTGTGGATTCACTCCGCGATATGCATTCAGAAACCCTCATTGGAGGCATTAATGTTCAATAGCTATCTCAAAATTGCATTAAGAATCTTACGGCAACAAAAAGCATACGCTTTCATCAACATTTTCGGCCTGGCCGTTGGCATCGCGTGCTGTTTATTGATTGTGCTGTTCGTCCAACATGAACTCAGTTATGACAGACATCATGAACGTGGCGATAGAATTTATCGTGTGATTACGGACAGGATTTCCGGCAACATGCCAATACGGGGTCCTTTATCGTTTGGCGAATTAGCCCTTGAAATTGAAAAGGCATTACCGGATGTGCAACGCGCTGTCAGAATTAAAAATTTTCAGAATTCTACATTAATAAAGTTCGATGGTGAATTTGTCTCCGTTGAAAATGTGCTGTACACTGATGCAAGCCTTTTTGACATTTTTTCGTTTCCGCTTGTGCGCGGGGATGTCTCGCGGCTGCTCGAACAGAACTCAGCCGTTTTAACCGCTTCAATAGCAAGAAAATTGTTTGGCGAGGATGATCCGATAGGCAAGGTATTTTATGTGCAAGTCGGGAAGGCAGAAGAGGCTTTTGTCGTCAATGCGATTGCTCGGGATGTTCCTGGAAATTCGC
This genomic window from candidate division KSB1 bacterium contains:
- a CDS encoding ABC transporter permease, whose translation is MMSFGLRPEGKSEDEEWIAYSIRVDDYDFLGTYGLEMTAGRYFSREFATDETNAVVINESLAKSLGWKNPVGKQLDIKGELEDGIVIGVIKDFHTRSLHHKIEPLIFYFAPRWENVSVRIAGENIPATIQFLQNKWQAFESRYPFEYYFLDQKFTQFYESEQHLMKTFGLFSALAIFIASLGLLGLAAYTAEQRTKEIGVRKVLGATVTSIIMLLSKQFSRLVLFAFIVASPVVYFVMNRWLQDFAFRINVSWWVYALAGGLALVIALLTVSTQAIRAALINPVEALRYE
- a CDS encoding ABC transporter permease, translating into MFNSYLKIALRILRQQKAYAFINIFGLAVGIACCLLIVLFVQHELSYDRHHERGDRIYRVITDRISGNMPIRGPLSFGELALEIEKALPDVQRAVRIKNFQNSTLIKFDGEFVSVENVLYTDASLFDIFSFPLVRGDVSRLLEQNSAVLTASIARKLFGEDDPIGKVFYVQVGKAEEAFVVNAIARDVPGNSHFTFTMLLPFQTLYGVTSINNNQFWTYVLLREDHSVDVLEGKLPVFARQYHGEDYIKHYNFRYELQPLNDIYFGNEYAPNKGDERYILIFSTIALLILLTACANFMNLAIARSFKRSKEVGVR